One window from the genome of Natrialba magadii ATCC 43099 encodes:
- the nrfD gene encoding NrfD/PsrC family molybdoenzyme membrane anchor subunit, whose product MSTKSPSKADLLRPIRETSTAYYVLVAVAAIAFGLFLLGWAYQLAEGMIVTGLGDWGTGGGVTWGIYIGAFIWWVGIAHGGIILSAAVRLLGMERYMPVARLAELLTLGALSAAGFYIVVHLGRPDRMVTSVIGHYHITVNNSPLVWDVTVITAYFVLTATYLALTLRYDISRLRDDLPDRYGPIYSLLTIGYSEREDAVIQRMVWWIALAIIIMAPLLLHGGVIPWLFAVIPSMPRWFGAVQGPQFLTIALTSAISGVIILSAAFRRAYDWDHIITDDVFRGLLLWLGFFSLLFLWLQLQQVTAGSFAPPIDLSVVWSATLSDPIYIVAMLLVGLVLAFIFAQTLRPSLFSRGRAIVCAVAVLTATLLEKVLFVVEGMFHPSFEIYAATPGYYIPSLIEIASVIGTIGMVSLFFLLVAKIVPVLELHAIEHLQAEHQEGRTSDHASRQSASEDE is encoded by the coding sequence ATGAGCACGAAATCCCCGTCAAAGGCCGATCTCCTGCGGCCAATTCGAGAGACATCGACGGCATACTACGTCCTGGTTGCCGTTGCGGCGATCGCGTTCGGTCTCTTCTTGCTCGGGTGGGCCTACCAGTTAGCCGAAGGGATGATCGTCACCGGACTGGGAGACTGGGGTACCGGTGGCGGGGTCACCTGGGGTATCTACATCGGCGCGTTCATCTGGTGGGTCGGCATCGCTCATGGAGGAATTATCCTCTCTGCTGCGGTGCGACTCCTTGGCATGGAGCGATACATGCCGGTTGCGAGACTGGCCGAATTGCTCACGCTCGGGGCGCTCTCTGCGGCCGGTTTCTACATCGTCGTCCACCTCGGTCGGCCGGATCGGATGGTGACGAGCGTCATCGGACACTACCACATCACGGTGAACAACTCGCCGCTCGTGTGGGACGTGACGGTCATCACGGCCTACTTCGTGCTGACGGCGACGTACCTCGCGCTGACGCTTCGGTACGACATCAGTCGGCTCAGGGACGACCTTCCAGATCGGTACGGACCGATTTACTCGCTGCTCACGATCGGCTACTCCGAGCGTGAGGATGCGGTCATCCAACGGATGGTCTGGTGGATCGCGCTTGCGATCATCATCATGGCACCACTCTTGCTCCACGGCGGCGTCATTCCGTGGCTGTTCGCCGTGATTCCGTCGATGCCACGCTGGTTCGGTGCCGTTCAGGGCCCGCAGTTCCTCACGATCGCGCTTACCTCTGCGATTAGCGGCGTCATCATCCTCTCGGCGGCGTTCCGGCGAGCCTACGACTGGGACCATATCATCACGGACGACGTCTTCCGCGGCCTGTTGCTCTGGCTCGGCTTCTTCAGCCTGCTGTTCCTCTGGCTCCAGCTACAGCAGGTCACCGCCGGAAGCTTCGCTCCACCGATCGACCTCAGCGTCGTCTGGTCTGCGACCCTGTCCGACCCGATCTACATCGTCGCCATGTTGCTCGTCGGACTCGTGCTCGCGTTCATCTTCGCCCAAACACTTCGGCCCTCGCTGTTCTCCAGGGGCCGCGCAATCGTCTGCGCTGTTGCTGTCCTCACCGCGACGCTCCTCGAGAAGGTTCTGTTCGTCGTCGAGGGCATGTTCCACCCCTCCTTCGAAATCTACGCGGCGACGCCCGGCTACTACATCCCAAGTCTGATCGAGATTGCGTCCGTCATCGGCACGATCGGCATGGTGTCGCTGTTCTTCCTGCTCGTCGCCAAGATCGTCCCGGTACTCGAGTTACACGCGATCGAACACCTGCAGGCGGAGCATCAGGAGGGCCGGACGAGCGACCACGCGAGTCGGCAGTCGGCGTCGGAAGACGAGTAG
- a CDS encoding triose-phosphate isomerase, with product MSELEYPFFLVNTKTNPEVVGDDLREFAATVERVADDTERRFALAPQVPDIRLVASETTLPIVAQTAVRHEDASIGDATCEAVAAAGADAVFVNHPENEDTFGTVGRLIERCDALGLESIVCVPDHQTAAAALAFDPAPDCLLFEQPADIASEGGMVRSDPEGLESFVEFVAAESSKTRVFVGGGIRTAEDVEQAFDCGVDATGAASAALEAAAGDDFEAWLRAVAAVMPPAGDSNT from the coding sequence ATGTCCGAACTCGAGTACCCCTTCTTTCTGGTCAACACCAAGACCAACCCCGAGGTCGTCGGCGACGACCTTCGTGAGTTCGCGGCGACGGTCGAACGCGTCGCAGACGACACCGAGCGCCGGTTCGCGCTCGCGCCACAGGTTCCTGATATACGCCTCGTCGCGTCGGAGACCACGCTTCCGATCGTTGCCCAGACCGCTGTCCGTCACGAAGATGCGAGTATCGGCGACGCGACCTGCGAGGCGGTCGCCGCTGCCGGCGCTGACGCTGTCTTCGTCAATCACCCTGAGAACGAGGACACCTTTGGGACCGTTGGCCGACTCATCGAGCGCTGCGACGCGCTCGGACTGGAATCGATCGTCTGCGTCCCGGACCACCAGACTGCCGCGGCGGCGCTCGCGTTCGACCCCGCGCCGGACTGCCTGCTGTTCGAACAGCCCGCGGACATCGCCTCCGAGGGTGGCATGGTGCGATCGGATCCGGAGGGACTCGAGTCGTTCGTCGAGTTCGTCGCCGCCGAATCGTCGAAAACCAGGGTCTTCGTCGGCGGCGGCATTCGAACCGCTGAGGACGTGGAGCAGGCGTTCGACTGCGGCGTCGACGCGACCGGCGCGGCCTCGGCCGCGCTGGAAGCCGCTGCTGGCGACGATTTTGAGGCGTGGCTTCGAGCAGTTGCAGCGGTGATGCCGCCGGCCGGCGACTCGAATACGTGA